One genomic segment of Poecile atricapillus isolate bPoeAtr1 chromosome 18, bPoeAtr1.hap1, whole genome shotgun sequence includes these proteins:
- the LOC131586086 gene encoding LOW QUALITY PROTEIN: F-actin-capping protein subunit alpha-3-like (The sequence of the model RefSeq protein was modified relative to this genomic sequence to represent the inferred CDS: inserted 4 bases in 3 codons), producing MLRVVGCHPKVLGGHPSSHFPAGNFSVLKTSLGKXQLSMSCFEAHQYQPSNHWDSPWKSGWTYTLTPFPTRFTGILPQANCFEVASFRVAVSKXLSETRNVTDQRQFATDFMKLVKAEDTKFCIDILENIQVLSEDVWDENLSRXFPVTHTFMKWNKLWNNQHLNTKVSSAEVPQCLLKYQL from the exons ATGTTGAGAGTTGTGGGATGCCACCCCAAAGTGCTGGGAGGCCACCCAAGCTCCCACTTTCCTGCTGGGAACTTCTCTGTCCTCAAAACCAGCCTGGGCA AGCAGCTGTCCATGTCCTGCTTTGAGGCACACCAGTATCAGCCTTCAAATCACTGGGACAGCCCTTGGAAATCAGGCTGGACTTACACCCTGACTCCATTTCCCACTCGTTTTACAGGAATTCTTCCCCAGGCAAACTGCTTCGAAGTTGCCAGCTTCCGTGTAGCTGTCAGCAA CCTGAGTGAGACTCGAAATGTGACAGACCAAAGGCAGTTTGCCACAGATTTTATGAAACTTGTGAAAGCTGAGGACACCAAGTTTTGTATTGACATTCTGGAAAACATTCAGGTTTTGTCAGAGGATGTATGGGACGAAAATCTGTCGA AATTCCCTGTTACTCACACTTTTATGAAGTGGAATAAACTATGGAACAATCAGCATCTGAACACCAAGGTCTCCAGTGCTGAAGTGCCTCAATGCTTACTGAAATACCAGCTTTGA